A section of the Oncorhynchus tshawytscha isolate Ot180627B linkage group LG09, Otsh_v2.0, whole genome shotgun sequence genome encodes:
- the si:dkeyp-23e4.3 gene encoding rho GTPase-activating protein 7 isoform X1: MAHTVKTPLRRSFSEHVKVSTNKAWDVFWKSAREKRLCEIEAKEACDWLRAAGFPQYVQLYKDCRFPIDIDWVKSDHSFLDKDALDSLCRRLNTLNKCVELRLEQGRSKRRLEESEDEEPCAISAKWAYERQTRRWRRLEGMGFLCLPDSHDMSPGESNDRHEVCSLHSTSSTESEGRKTATDDQETSRSSSRCSSTNKTMSLDTSFSGPPSPGGEMLGFSSAEERFPDKPPRKKGPSLLRKMEKLRLRSTTTLRSPSHSGHSRTRLVISGPVLQVGLDVEHRLRRLQCLDISTLQDRDRDRPGSQASSSPSSPHSGSSSPSTSESSSTVSTPSPITRVRSNCKRTGGVQEQHQEGLHSGPVRELQDYKDERNNHESLVFQIPQGHKPGTFPTALTHNNVLLPIDNTSVNWRTGSFHGYRGRRSRGSAAAKDQDSPCCSPPASLDHRASIYDNVPTGQVIGQEVEHHRAVETEEISENIDVFSALDSVMERISGLQQLVNTWTDKLSEDSDSDSNRGSTPSPCPSSSSNHIHLEIKEAEALGLGAVEGEGDEDRESLEKESVDGDGTEVQSLLRNIRRSQHHWSSEQSLPSVTASSPGVEAQPVSHLHLLRKLSLLKLTALMDKYSPSSKQGWNWTFPKPPRKAKAQELKGRRVFGVSLLHSMQQTGEPLPPSILKALFYLRTECLDQVGLFRKSGVKSRIQYLRDMVEADPEGASYEGQSAFDVADMVKQYFRDLPEPVFSSKLCESFLHIYQYFPKDQQFCAAQAAIFLLPDEHREALQTLLLFLRDVVGCVDENQMTPTNIAVCLAPSLFHLNTLKREGNPARSSHRKYSLGRPDQRDLSENLAATQGLAHMVTESLRLLQLPEFWPDQSVCSPSEEALWADGGRSSPSQGGEEEQDERARLDQTTQHLLREAREKSQGWELCSGPDQVDLAIKKVDDGWPLRLWKGSIEVDAPQKEALQRVLREQGLWEKTLKQSAVVQNLTKDTEIYRYLLQGLGPRPPQEHLLLRTWQSDPSAGPVYVSAISTEHPEAPMEGVRAQVHSCLYLVEPLGTKRSRLTHLCRTDTRGRSKEWHNRVSGHLLASNLLAIRDSFRPDHSETKI, from the exons AAATCGAAGCGAAGGAGGCTTGTGATTGGCTGAGAGCAGCCGGCTTTCCCCAGTACGTGCAATTATACAAAG ATTGCAGGTTCCCCATTGATATAGACTGGGTAAAGAGTGATCACAGTTTTCTGGATAAGGATGCACTTGATTCACTCTGCAG GAGATTAAACACTTTAAACAAATGTGTGGAGCTGAGGCTGGAGCAGGGCAGATCAAAGAGACGG TTGGAGGAGTCAGAGGATGAAGAGCCTTGTGCCATCAGTGCCAAATGGGCCTACGAGAGGCAGACAAGGCGCTGGCGTCGACTAGAGGGGATGGGCTTCCTGTGTTTACCGGACAGCCATGATATGTCCCCGGGTGAATCCAACGACCGTCATGAGGTCTGCTCCCTCCACAGCACCAGCAGCACTGAGAGTGAGGGCCGCAAGACTGCCACTGATGACCAAGAGACCAGCAGGAGCTCGTCTCGCTGCTCCTCCACCAACAAGACCATGTCCCTAGACACGTCGTTCAGCGGGCCCCCCTCCCCAGGGGGTGAGATGCTCGGCTTCAGCAGTGCTGAGGAGCGCTTCCCGGACAAGCCCCCCAGGAAGAAGGGCCCCAGTCTGCTGAGGAAGATGGAGAAGCTGCGTCTGAGGAGCACAACCACCCTCCGCTCCCCAAGCCACAGTGGCCACAGCAGAACCAGGCTGGTCATCTCTGGCCCCGTGCTCCAGGTGGGTCTGGATGTCGAGCACAGGCTGAGACGGCTGCAGTGCCTGGACATCTCCACCCTGCAGGACAGGGATAGGGACCGGCCGGGCAGCCAGGCCTCCTCCTCACCATCCTCCCCCCACTCAGGCAGCAGCAGCCCCAGCACATCAGAGAGCAGCAGTACTGTCAGCACCCCAAGCCCCATCACCAGGGTACGCAGCAACTGCAAACGAACCGGCGGGGTCCAAGAACAGCACCAGGAAGGTCTCCACAGCGGCCCGGTCCGAGAGCTCCAAGACTACAAGGACGAGAGGAATAACCACGAGAGCCTGGTCTTCCAGATCCCTCAGGGACACAAGCCAGGAACGTTCCCCACTGCCCTCACTCACAACAATGTCCTGTTGCCCATAGACAATACCTCCGTCAACTGGAGAACTGGGAGCTTCCATGGGTACCGTGGGCGACGGAGTAGGGGGAGCGCAGCGGCCAAGGACCAGGATTCCCCCTGCTGCAGCCCCCCAGCCTCATTGGACCACCGGGCCAGTATCTATGACAACGTGCCGACAGGCCAGGTGATTGGCCAGGAGGTGGAGCATCACAGGGCGGTGGAGACGGAGGAGATCAGCGAAAACATTGATGTGTTCTCTGCGCTGGACAGTGTGATGGAGCGTATCAGCGGCCTGCAGCAACTCGTCAACACCTGGACGGACAAACTGTCAGaggactctgactctgactctaaccgcggctccaccccctctccctgcccctcctcctcctccaaccacATCCACCTGGAGATCAAGGAGGCTGAGGCGCTGGGGCTGGGAGccgtggagggggagggagatgaggacaggGAGAGCCTAGAAAAAGAATCTGTGGATGGTGATGGCACAGAGGTTCAGTCACTACTTCGCAATATCAG ACGGAGCCAGCACCACTGGTCAAGCGAGCAGAGCCTTCCCTCAGTGACTGCCAGCAGCCCAGGGGTCGAGGCCCAGCCTGTCTCTCACCTCCACCTGCTGCGGAAGCTCTCCCTACTTAAACTCACCGCTCTCATGGACAAGTACTCCCCATCCAGCAAGCAGGGCTGGAACTG GACGTTCCCCAAGCCCCCGCGGAAGGCCAAGGCTCAAGAGCTGAAGGGCAGGAGGGTGTTTGGTGTATCCCTCCTCCACAGTATGCAGCAGACAGGGGAACCTCTACCCCCTAGCATCCTCAAGGCTCTATTCTATCTGAGGACAGAGTGTCTCGATCAG GTGGGTCTGTTCCGTAAGTCGGGGGTGAAGTCTCGTATCCAGTACCTGCGTGACATGGTGGAGGCAGACCCAGAGGGTGCGTCTTACGAGGGACAATCAGCATTCGATGTGGCTGATATGGTGAAACAGTATTTCAGAGATCTACCAGAACCTGTGTTCTCCAGCAAACTCTGCGAGTCCTTCCTGCATATCTACCAAT ACTTCCCCAAAGACCAGCAGTTCTGTGCGGCCCAGGCGGCCATCTTCCTCCTGCCAGATGAGCACAGGGAGGCCCTGCagacactcctcctcttcctccgagATGTGGTGGGCTGCGTGGACGAGAACCAGATGACCCCCACCAACATCGCTGTGTgccttgccccctctctcttccacctcaaCACTCTGAAGAGAGAGGGCAACCCAGCCAG GTCGAGCCACAGGAAGTACAGCCTGGGTAGGCCTGACCAAAGGGACCTGAGTGAGAACCTGGCCGCTACACAGGGCCTTGCCCACATGGTGACAGAGTCCCTACGCCTCCTTCag ctTCCAGAGTTCTGGCCAGACCAGAGTGTGTGCAGCCCCAGTGAGGAGGCTCTCTGGGCGGATGGGGGTCGGAGTTCGCCCTCTCAgggtggggaggaggagcaggatgagAGGGCCAGACTGGACCAGACCACCCAGCACCTGCTGAGAGAGGCCAGGGAGAAAAGCCAAGGCTGGGAGTTGTGCTCTGGACCAGACCAAGTGGACCTGGCCATTAAGAAG GTGGATGACGGCTGGCCGCTGCGGTTGTGGAAGGGCTCCATTGAGGTGGATGCCCCCCAGAAAGAGGCCCTCCAGCGGGTCCTGAGGGAGCAGGGTCTTTGGGAGAAGACCCTCAAACAGTCAGCAGTAGTCCAGAACCTGACAAAGGACACTGAGATCTATCGCTACCTCCTGCAGGGCCTGGGACCCCGACCGCCACAGGAGCACCTCCTGCTCAG GACCTGGCAGTCAGACCCGTCGGCCGGACCTGTTTATGTGTCAGCTATATCTACAGAGCACCCTGAGGCCCCCATGGAGGGGGTGCGAGCCCAGGTCCACTCTTGTCTCTATTTGGTAGAACCCCTAGGGACCAAGAGGTCCCGACTCACACACCTCTGTCGCACAGATACCAG
- the si:dkeyp-23e4.3 gene encoding rho GTPase-activating protein 7 isoform X2 — protein MLITKIEAKEACDWLRAAGFPQYVQLYKDCRFPIDIDWVKSDHSFLDKDALDSLCRRLNTLNKCVELRLEQGRSKRRLEESEDEEPCAISAKWAYERQTRRWRRLEGMGFLCLPDSHDMSPGESNDRHEVCSLHSTSSTESEGRKTATDDQETSRSSSRCSSTNKTMSLDTSFSGPPSPGGEMLGFSSAEERFPDKPPRKKGPSLLRKMEKLRLRSTTTLRSPSHSGHSRTRLVISGPVLQVGLDVEHRLRRLQCLDISTLQDRDRDRPGSQASSSPSSPHSGSSSPSTSESSSTVSTPSPITRVRSNCKRTGGVQEQHQEGLHSGPVRELQDYKDERNNHESLVFQIPQGHKPGTFPTALTHNNVLLPIDNTSVNWRTGSFHGYRGRRSRGSAAAKDQDSPCCSPPASLDHRASIYDNVPTGQVIGQEVEHHRAVETEEISENIDVFSALDSVMERISGLQQLVNTWTDKLSEDSDSDSNRGSTPSPCPSSSSNHIHLEIKEAEALGLGAVEGEGDEDRESLEKESVDGDGTEVQSLLRNIRRSQHHWSSEQSLPSVTASSPGVEAQPVSHLHLLRKLSLLKLTALMDKYSPSSKQGWNWTFPKPPRKAKAQELKGRRVFGVSLLHSMQQTGEPLPPSILKALFYLRTECLDQVGLFRKSGVKSRIQYLRDMVEADPEGASYEGQSAFDVADMVKQYFRDLPEPVFSSKLCESFLHIYQYFPKDQQFCAAQAAIFLLPDEHREALQTLLLFLRDVVGCVDENQMTPTNIAVCLAPSLFHLNTLKREGNPARSSHRKYSLGRPDQRDLSENLAATQGLAHMVTESLRLLQLPEFWPDQSVCSPSEEALWADGGRSSPSQGGEEEQDERARLDQTTQHLLREAREKSQGWELCSGPDQVDLAIKKVDDGWPLRLWKGSIEVDAPQKEALQRVLREQGLWEKTLKQSAVVQNLTKDTEIYRYLLQGLGPRPPQEHLLLRTWQSDPSAGPVYVSAISTEHPEAPMEGVRAQVHSCLYLVEPLGTKRSRLTHLCRTDTRGRSKEWHNRVSGHLLASNLLAIRDSFRPDHSETKI, from the exons AAATCGAAGCGAAGGAGGCTTGTGATTGGCTGAGAGCAGCCGGCTTTCCCCAGTACGTGCAATTATACAAAG ATTGCAGGTTCCCCATTGATATAGACTGGGTAAAGAGTGATCACAGTTTTCTGGATAAGGATGCACTTGATTCACTCTGCAG GAGATTAAACACTTTAAACAAATGTGTGGAGCTGAGGCTGGAGCAGGGCAGATCAAAGAGACGG TTGGAGGAGTCAGAGGATGAAGAGCCTTGTGCCATCAGTGCCAAATGGGCCTACGAGAGGCAGACAAGGCGCTGGCGTCGACTAGAGGGGATGGGCTTCCTGTGTTTACCGGACAGCCATGATATGTCCCCGGGTGAATCCAACGACCGTCATGAGGTCTGCTCCCTCCACAGCACCAGCAGCACTGAGAGTGAGGGCCGCAAGACTGCCACTGATGACCAAGAGACCAGCAGGAGCTCGTCTCGCTGCTCCTCCACCAACAAGACCATGTCCCTAGACACGTCGTTCAGCGGGCCCCCCTCCCCAGGGGGTGAGATGCTCGGCTTCAGCAGTGCTGAGGAGCGCTTCCCGGACAAGCCCCCCAGGAAGAAGGGCCCCAGTCTGCTGAGGAAGATGGAGAAGCTGCGTCTGAGGAGCACAACCACCCTCCGCTCCCCAAGCCACAGTGGCCACAGCAGAACCAGGCTGGTCATCTCTGGCCCCGTGCTCCAGGTGGGTCTGGATGTCGAGCACAGGCTGAGACGGCTGCAGTGCCTGGACATCTCCACCCTGCAGGACAGGGATAGGGACCGGCCGGGCAGCCAGGCCTCCTCCTCACCATCCTCCCCCCACTCAGGCAGCAGCAGCCCCAGCACATCAGAGAGCAGCAGTACTGTCAGCACCCCAAGCCCCATCACCAGGGTACGCAGCAACTGCAAACGAACCGGCGGGGTCCAAGAACAGCACCAGGAAGGTCTCCACAGCGGCCCGGTCCGAGAGCTCCAAGACTACAAGGACGAGAGGAATAACCACGAGAGCCTGGTCTTCCAGATCCCTCAGGGACACAAGCCAGGAACGTTCCCCACTGCCCTCACTCACAACAATGTCCTGTTGCCCATAGACAATACCTCCGTCAACTGGAGAACTGGGAGCTTCCATGGGTACCGTGGGCGACGGAGTAGGGGGAGCGCAGCGGCCAAGGACCAGGATTCCCCCTGCTGCAGCCCCCCAGCCTCATTGGACCACCGGGCCAGTATCTATGACAACGTGCCGACAGGCCAGGTGATTGGCCAGGAGGTGGAGCATCACAGGGCGGTGGAGACGGAGGAGATCAGCGAAAACATTGATGTGTTCTCTGCGCTGGACAGTGTGATGGAGCGTATCAGCGGCCTGCAGCAACTCGTCAACACCTGGACGGACAAACTGTCAGaggactctgactctgactctaaccgcggctccaccccctctccctgcccctcctcctcctccaaccacATCCACCTGGAGATCAAGGAGGCTGAGGCGCTGGGGCTGGGAGccgtggagggggagggagatgaggacaggGAGAGCCTAGAAAAAGAATCTGTGGATGGTGATGGCACAGAGGTTCAGTCACTACTTCGCAATATCAG ACGGAGCCAGCACCACTGGTCAAGCGAGCAGAGCCTTCCCTCAGTGACTGCCAGCAGCCCAGGGGTCGAGGCCCAGCCTGTCTCTCACCTCCACCTGCTGCGGAAGCTCTCCCTACTTAAACTCACCGCTCTCATGGACAAGTACTCCCCATCCAGCAAGCAGGGCTGGAACTG GACGTTCCCCAAGCCCCCGCGGAAGGCCAAGGCTCAAGAGCTGAAGGGCAGGAGGGTGTTTGGTGTATCCCTCCTCCACAGTATGCAGCAGACAGGGGAACCTCTACCCCCTAGCATCCTCAAGGCTCTATTCTATCTGAGGACAGAGTGTCTCGATCAG GTGGGTCTGTTCCGTAAGTCGGGGGTGAAGTCTCGTATCCAGTACCTGCGTGACATGGTGGAGGCAGACCCAGAGGGTGCGTCTTACGAGGGACAATCAGCATTCGATGTGGCTGATATGGTGAAACAGTATTTCAGAGATCTACCAGAACCTGTGTTCTCCAGCAAACTCTGCGAGTCCTTCCTGCATATCTACCAAT ACTTCCCCAAAGACCAGCAGTTCTGTGCGGCCCAGGCGGCCATCTTCCTCCTGCCAGATGAGCACAGGGAGGCCCTGCagacactcctcctcttcctccgagATGTGGTGGGCTGCGTGGACGAGAACCAGATGACCCCCACCAACATCGCTGTGTgccttgccccctctctcttccacctcaaCACTCTGAAGAGAGAGGGCAACCCAGCCAG GTCGAGCCACAGGAAGTACAGCCTGGGTAGGCCTGACCAAAGGGACCTGAGTGAGAACCTGGCCGCTACACAGGGCCTTGCCCACATGGTGACAGAGTCCCTACGCCTCCTTCag ctTCCAGAGTTCTGGCCAGACCAGAGTGTGTGCAGCCCCAGTGAGGAGGCTCTCTGGGCGGATGGGGGTCGGAGTTCGCCCTCTCAgggtggggaggaggagcaggatgagAGGGCCAGACTGGACCAGACCACCCAGCACCTGCTGAGAGAGGCCAGGGAGAAAAGCCAAGGCTGGGAGTTGTGCTCTGGACCAGACCAAGTGGACCTGGCCATTAAGAAG GTGGATGACGGCTGGCCGCTGCGGTTGTGGAAGGGCTCCATTGAGGTGGATGCCCCCCAGAAAGAGGCCCTCCAGCGGGTCCTGAGGGAGCAGGGTCTTTGGGAGAAGACCCTCAAACAGTCAGCAGTAGTCCAGAACCTGACAAAGGACACTGAGATCTATCGCTACCTCCTGCAGGGCCTGGGACCCCGACCGCCACAGGAGCACCTCCTGCTCAG GACCTGGCAGTCAGACCCGTCGGCCGGACCTGTTTATGTGTCAGCTATATCTACAGAGCACCCTGAGGCCCCCATGGAGGGGGTGCGAGCCCAGGTCCACTCTTGTCTCTATTTGGTAGAACCCCTAGGGACCAAGAGGTCCCGACTCACACACCTCTGTCGCACAGATACCAG